Genomic window (Cellulosilyticum lentocellum DSM 5427):
GTGTCACCCATTTGTAGTTGCCCATAGCTATTATTAGGATGAATACCATTAGAAGCTTTAATCACAGGTATTGTAGCACCATCGATGGTTTCAGTAGTTTCCTTATAATCAAAGCCGTTAGTTGTATCTAAGGTAAGATGCATAGGGGCAATATAAATACCTTGTTGTTTGCTTTGTTCATTATCATAGGTTTTTAGTAGATAATAGGTGGCAATTTTCATATTGCGATCGTATTTGTTATAGAAAGCTTGATGACTATCTGTAACAATTTCTGTATTTGGTGCTGGCGTAGGGGTACAAAGAATAATCTTAATATGAGGATCATAGGCCTTAATAGAAGCGATCATTTGATTAAGCTTACGTATATACCCCTCCATATCCTCTAGAGCGTTATTATAACCAAAATCATTGGCACCTAGAAGAATACTCACATGAGTAGGAGCACCTTCGGTATAAGCAGCTGCAAAGCGTTCCATATATTTTGAAAAGCTAAATTCAAAGGTTGTAGGCTGAATGGCCATAGATTCCCAACTAGTGCCTGTCCATTCAATCCATTCGCTTCCTTTAGGACGGCTAGGATCTACCATGACGTCACCTTTTAAAGGATACTTATAATAACCATTCATATCATAAAGGTAAGGACCTTTACTTTTCCAATCTCTAGCGATTGTTTGGAAACCAGCATAAATAGGATTTGTAGAGTCGGTGTAGCAAATATTTTTCCAATCACGGGTGTTACCTTTATAGCGAGCCCCATCAATAGTTGTAGGAAACATAAATGGACTATCTAGCTCAGAGGAATTAATGGCAGTAAAATAACGATTTAAGGTCCAACCACCACGGCCTTCTCTGGCAGAGATACCGTCTGTTTCATAAACTCTTGTTCCCAATACTTTGACATTAGGAAGTTTCTTTTCAACTTGATTTAAATAAATACCAGCTCTAGTTAAACTGTCACCAATAGCAAGCAGTCTTACAGGGGTTGTGTTCGAGGTATCTACCAATTCAACAGAAACATTTTGTTCTGCAAGAGTTGTATCATTACTTAGATAAAAGTTTAAATCAAAACGTTTATTTAAAGGATATTCATTTAATGAACCTGTTTTAAAAGACCAAGAGTCTTCTGAAGCTACCCCATAAGATGATACAACGCTTAAATTATAGTTAGAAAATTGAGATAAAAATGCGTTTTTATTAAAAATAGTATAGTTCTCTACAGTTGTATTGGTGCCTTCTAAAATAAAAAGCTCTTTAGGTACAAGAAGTCCTTCCACATTTAAATTCGTATAATCTAAAACCGTTGTATCGGTTTTAAGGTTTTCACTTGTTAAAGTTTGATTTTCTATGGGATTAAAGGTTGCTCCTAAAGTAATCTGACCTGATAAAGTTGTAGATAGTAACAAAATAGCACATTGTGTGACAAGACGTTGTCGTAATTTCATAGTTGATGCGCACCTCCAAGCTATAGTTTAGCGTGAACTAGCTAGTTTTACAATATAGTCAAGTGGAAATGTTATGAAATAGAAATAAAAGAAGCCTATTTGTTATAAAAGTAAAGTTAAAAAGTAATAAATCCACTGATTTTTAGTAAAAAATCTTCTCAATATGATATAATAAGTGATAAAATAGATTGATAGTATAAAATGATACTAAGTAGAAAAGTGGTGAGTGAATGGAACTCCTAAGAGATAAAAATGGATTAACGGAGCAAGAATTTTTACAAAGCTATGATTTAGCTAAATATGAGAAGCCTTCTGTAACTGTAGATATGTTGTTACTTACAGTAGGAGATAAGGAAAATACCGATATTAGGAAACTGCCAGAAAAAGAACTAAGAGTACTTCTAGTAAAAAGAGGTGAGCATCCTTTTCTAGGAAATTGGGCGCTTCCTGGTGGATTTGTAGGCATGAAAGAAGGCTTAAGGGAAGCTGCTTATCGTAAAATTAAAGATGAAACGAATGTAACAGATATTTATCTAGAACAGCTTTATACCTTAGGGGAAGATCAAGAAGAAGTAGAAAGGGACCCTAGAACCAGAGTTATTTCTACTTCCTATATGGCATTGGTAGACGAATCAAAATTGAAACCAAGTGCACATCGTACAACAGATGAAGTAAGCTGGTTTAGTGTTAAGAAAAAACCTACTTTTAGTGGAAAACAGGGCTATGCCTTTGTAGAAACCTATGAGCTTACTTTAGAATCAGATGATGGCGCCATAAAGATAGGCTATCAAATTAAAGAAGTATACGAGTCAAAGACGCCTTATCCTGTAAAAACCACTAGATATGAGAAGCTAGATGGTTATGAAGATGGTTTGGCATTTGATCACTATAAATTAATCGACAAAGGTTTAGAACGTCTTAAAAATAAAATTGAATATACACCTTTAGCATTTACACTTTTACCTGAATACTTTACTTTAAGTGAACTTCAAAAGGTATATGAAGTTATTTTGGATAAAAAACTTTTGAAAGCTAACTTTAGAAGAAAAATTGCTCCAATGGTAAAGAAAACAGAAATCATACAAAAAAGAGGACATCGTCCAGCTAATTATTATCAGTTTAATGAAGAATGGCAACATGATTTTATGGGATAATCAAGTGAAAAACAGGCAATAAGTCTATACAATGAAAAAACACTATCTTACAGTATGTTAAATGTGCTGAAAGATAGTGTTTTTTATTGTGATAATTCTAAATAATTTGCAAGTCATATTGACAAGATATTAACAAAGTAGTAATCTGAATAATGATTATTGTTAATAAATTAACATAAATTTCAAGTTAAAGCACCAGTTAAAATAAGGAGGCAATTATGGGAGAAGTTATTAAGTGGCATGAACTAGATCAGATACTTGAAAGAAATGGGTTAGAGCCAAGTAGTATTATTAGTATTTTACAAGATATTCAAGAGATTTATCGCTACATACCAGAAGAAATTTTTCCTTATTTATCAGAAAAATTAGGGATGAGTACTGCCAAAATTTATGGTGTAGCTACTTTTTATGAAAATTTTTCATTAGAACCTAAGGGAAAGTATGTTATTAAGATATGCGATGGTACAGCCTGCCATGTTAGAAAATCAATTCCTATTTTAAATGCCTTAAGAGAAACCTTAAGTTTATCAGAAGAAAAGGTAACGACAGATGATTTATTATTTACAGTAGAAACGGTTTCTTGTTTAGGTGCTTGTGGACTTGCCCCCGTTATGACCATTAATGATAAGGTTTATGGTAGTATGACACCGGAAAAAGCAAAAGCTTTATTATCTGAGCTAAGGGAGGAAGACTAAGATGCTAAAAGATAGAGCAGATTTAGTGCAAATGAGGATAGCTTGCAAGGAAGCACTTGAGTTAGAAAAAATAAAAATCTTAGTTTGTTCAGGAACAGGTTGCATTGCAAGTGGTTCTTTAGAGATTTATGAAGAAATGCTAAGGTTAATGAAGAAAGAAGGACTTAATTGTAGTGTGAATTTAGAAGAAGAACCACATGACTCTTCAATTGGTATGAAAAAAAGTGGTTGTCATGGTTTTTGTGAAATGGGACCTCTACTTCGAATAGAGCCATGGGGTTACTTATACATAAAAGTAAAGGTAGAGGATTGTAAAGAGATTATAGAAGAAACGATTAAAAAAGGTCAGTGTATTGAACGTCTTATTTATAAAAAGGATGGTAAGGGCTATAAAACCCAAGCAGAAATTCCTTTTTATAAAAAACAGACAAGGCTTGTTTTAGAGCATTGTGGGCATATTGATGCTACATCTATAAAAGAATATTTAGCTGTAGGGGGCTATGAAGCCTTAGAAAAGGCTTTATTTGATAGGGATGATGAAGGCATCATTCATGAAATTACAGAATCCAATTTACGAGGTAGAGGTGGTGGTGGTTTTCCTGCTGGTAGAAAATGGACACAGGTAAGACGTCAAGTAGAACCTACGAAATATGTTGTATGTAATGGAGATGAAGGAGATCCAGGTGCTTTTATGGATAGAAGTATTATGGAAGGTGACCCTCATCGTATGTTAGAAGGTATGATGATTGCAGCTAAAGCTTGTAAGGCAAGAGAAGGGTATATTTATGTGAGGGCAGAATATCCATTGGCTATTAGTCGTTTAAGAAAAGCAATTGATGAGGCCAGGGAGTATGGTTTATTAGGTGAGCATATTTTAGGAACAGACTTTAGCTTTGATATTAAGATTAATAGAGGAGCGGGGGCTTTTGTTTGTGGTGAAGGTAGCGCGTTAACCGCTTCAATTGAAGGAAAACGTGGGATGCCTCGTGTGAAGCCACCACGAACAGTTGAACAAGGTTTATTTGAGAAACCTACTGTACTTAATAACGTAGAAACCTTTGCTAATGTGCCACTGATTATTTTGAATGGGGTTGACTGGTATAAAGGAATAGGACCAGAGAAGAGTCCTGGAACTAAGGCTTTTGCTTTAACAGGTAATATTGAAAATACAGGACTTATAGAAGTGCCTATGGGAACCACCTTAAGAGAAGTCATTTTTGATATTGGTGGTGGTATGAGAGATGGTGCTAATTTTAAAGCTGTTCAAATTGGAGGGCCATCAGGAGGTTGCTTAACCAGTGATGATTTAGATTTACCACTAGATTTCGATTCTTTAAAGAAGGCTGGTGCTATGATTGGCTCAGGTGGTCTAGTAGTTATGGATGAAAATACTTGTATGGTAGAA
Coding sequences:
- a CDS encoding SGNH/GDSL hydrolase family protein translates to MKLRQRLVTQCAILLLSTTLSGQITLGATFNPIENQTLTSENLKTDTTVLDYTNLNVEGLLVPKELFILEGTNTTVENYTIFNKNAFLSQFSNYNLSVVSSYGVASEDSWSFKTGSLNEYPLNKRFDLNFYLSNDTTLAEQNVSVELVDTSNTTPVRLLAIGDSLTRAGIYLNQVEKKLPNVKVLGTRVYETDGISAREGRGGWTLNRYFTAINSSELDSPFMFPTTIDGARYKGNTRDWKNICYTDSTNPIYAGFQTIARDWKSKGPYLYDMNGYYKYPLKGDVMVDPSRPKGSEWIEWTGTSWESMAIQPTTFEFSFSKYMERFAAAYTEGAPTHVSILLGANDFGYNNALEDMEGYIRKLNQMIASIKAYDPHIKIILCTPTPAPNTEIVTDSHQAFYNKYDRNMKIATYYLLKTYDNEQSKQQGIYIAPMHLTLDTTNGFDYKETTETIDGATIPVIKASNGIHPNNSYGQLQMGDTLAAVIQKYR
- a CDS encoding NUDIX domain-containing protein, giving the protein MELLRDKNGLTEQEFLQSYDLAKYEKPSVTVDMLLLTVGDKENTDIRKLPEKELRVLLVKRGEHPFLGNWALPGGFVGMKEGLREAAYRKIKDETNVTDIYLEQLYTLGEDQEEVERDPRTRVISTSYMALVDESKLKPSAHRTTDEVSWFSVKKKPTFSGKQGYAFVETYELTLESDDGAIKIGYQIKEVYESKTPYPVKTTRYEKLDGYEDGLAFDHYKLIDKGLERLKNKIEYTPLAFTLLPEYFTLSELQKVYEVILDKKLLKANFRRKIAPMVKKTEIIQKRGHRPANYYQFNEEWQHDFMG
- a CDS encoding NADH-quinone oxidoreductase subunit NuoE family protein yields the protein MGEVIKWHELDQILERNGLEPSSIISILQDIQEIYRYIPEEIFPYLSEKLGMSTAKIYGVATFYENFSLEPKGKYVIKICDGTACHVRKSIPILNALRETLSLSEEKVTTDDLLFTVETVSCLGACGLAPVMTINDKVYGSMTPEKAKALLSELREED
- a CDS encoding NADH-ubiquinone oxidoreductase-F iron-sulfur binding region domain-containing protein — encoded protein: MLKDRADLVQMRIACKEALELEKIKILVCSGTGCIASGSLEIYEEMLRLMKKEGLNCSVNLEEEPHDSSIGMKKSGCHGFCEMGPLLRIEPWGYLYIKVKVEDCKEIIEETIKKGQCIERLIYKKDGKGYKTQAEIPFYKKQTRLVLEHCGHIDATSIKEYLAVGGYEALEKALFDRDDEGIIHEITESNLRGRGGGGFPAGRKWTQVRRQVEPTKYVVCNGDEGDPGAFMDRSIMEGDPHRMLEGMMIAAKACKAREGYIYVRAEYPLAISRLRKAIDEAREYGLLGEHILGTDFSFDIKINRGAGAFVCGEGSALTASIEGKRGMPRVKPPRTVEQGLFEKPTVLNNVETFANVPLIILNGVDWYKGIGPEKSPGTKAFALTGNIENTGLIEVPMGTTLREVIFDIGGGMRDGANFKAVQIGGPSGGCLTSDDLDLPLDFDSLKKAGAMIGSGGLVVMDENTCMVEVARFFMNFTQNESCGKCVPCREGTKRMLEILERIVVGGGEENDLDQLLELADTISSTALCGLGKTAAFPVVSTIKKFKGEYLAHIVDKKCPSKTCQKLRQIYIDEVLCKGCSKCARSCPVGAISGQIKKPFKIDEKKCIKCGACIGACAFKAVKED